TCGTGCCCCGTCTGGGCATGTTGTGAAAGGCCTTTTTGTACTCACCTGCAGCCCTCTCAGAAAGCTCGCTCTGTTCAAGGACCTGCAATTGAACGGCCCTGCCTATGATGACCCCGAAACAAAGCGTCAATATAGTGGCAACGACTACGATTCGAAAACGAATCCATTTGGTGGCGTCAGGTTTCTTCTTCCTGTAATCTTTCATGGGAGCACGACAACATGACTGGAGTCAGGCATGACCAAACCTCGTTTTTGGGCAAGACGTCTTATCCGCTCCGGAGATCTCAACCGTGCCTCTTCGACCTGAAGCTCATGATGAAGCGCTATGAGCTGCCGGCGCTCTTGCTTCACCTGGTCAATGTCGTATCCGGTCTGCACATATTGCACGCGACACCAGCTGAAGACTAATAGCTCTGCCACAAAAAACACTATCAGCAAAAGCCATGGGGTCAGTGTTGAACGCGGCTTCCTGACGGCCTTTCGTCTTGTCATTGTCCCTCACCTTACAGTTTTTCCGCGGCCCGCAGCTTGGCGCTTCGAGCCATAGGATTGGCTTTAATCTCGGCCGGGTCCGGTCTGGCAGGCCTTTTTGTAAGGATACGAACCTGAGGCTTTTTCCCGCATACACACACCGGAAAGTCAGGAGGACAGTCACAACCACGGGCTAAGGCCTTGAAATGCTGTTTCACAATCCGGTCTTCCAAGGAATGGAACGAGAGGATGCACAGGCGGCCCTTTGGATTCAGGAGATCGGCCGCATGGCCCAAGAATACCTTCAGACACTCCAGTTCCTGATTCACT
The Deltaproteobacteria bacterium DNA segment above includes these coding regions:
- the ftsL gene encoding cell division protein FtsL yields the protein MTRRKAVRKPRSTLTPWLLLIVFFVAELLVFSWCRVQYVQTGYDIDQVKQERRQLIALHHELQVEEARLRSPERIRRLAQKRGLVMPDSSHVVVLP